The window TCTTATCAACATATAAAAATTAACTATATTTAAATTCAAATAATTTTGTGCTTTTTTAATTTAGAAATCATGTTATTTGACCTTACAATAATATTTTTAATTTTTATTTTTTCTTTTTCTAATTCATAAGAAATGTTTAATGCCGTTACTAAAACCAATTGTTCTATGTTAGAAACACCAGTTTTAACTTTTAAATCCTGTAATCTCTTATTTAAATAGTTAGCTGCAACTTTTAAATCATTTCTTAACTCATTAGGACAATTAACTTTTAAAAATTGACCAAAAATTTTTATATCTATGCATTGAACAGACATTTTTTATACTACCTAATACAAATAATTAATTCTCTGTTTAAAAAACTATTTTCCCCAAAAACGCTATACAATTAACAATATAGGATAAACATTATTAAAATATTTTTACAATTATTTCAATTGAACTAATTTCTAGTAATTTTTTTTATACCAGATGCTGTACTAATCAATGCAACATCTGCTTTACGAATTGCAAATAATCCTACACTTACTACTCCAGGAAAAGAATTTATCTTTTTTTCCATTGCAATTGGATCTGATATTTTAAAGTTGTAAATGTCAATAATAATATTTCCATTATCTGTTATAACATTTTTCCTAACTTTAGGTTTTCCTCCTAACATCTTTAATTTATTAAGTACACAAGAAGTAGCCATGGGTATAATTTCAACCGGTAACGGAAATTCTCCCAATACTTGTACCAACTTTGATTCGTCTGCAATACAAATAAACTCTTTAGCTACAGAAGCTATAATCTTTTCGTTTGTTAATGCTGCACCTCCTCCTTTGATCATTTGTAATTTAAAGTTAATTTCATCTGCGCTATCAATGTATAATGTTAATGATTTCATATCATTTAAATTATAAACAGGAATTCCATACTTCTTTAAAAAAAAAGTTGAAGAATTAGAACTCGATATAGCTCCACGAATTAAATTTTTAACCGTACTTAATGCTTTAATAAAATAATATACGGTCGATCCTGTTCCAATTCCAATAATCTCTCCAGGATGAATATAGTCCAATACAGCCATTGCGACAGATTTCTTTAATTCATTGGAATTCATAGAATAATACCTATTCTAAACTTAATTATTTAGAAAAATTTGATTTACTTTGAATTCTAATAACTATATATTTTTTTAATCAAAATAAAATATCTAAATAGATAAGAAATATAATTTTAATTTTTATAATGAAACTTAAACTACTTTTAAAATTCTTTATATGTTCAATCTGGGGTACCTGGATTTGAACCAGGGATGCCGGTATCAAAAACCGGTGCCTTACCACTTGGCTATACCCCAAAACATAACATTTTTAAATTTTTGTTAATGCGGAAAGCGAGACTCGAACTCGCAAACTTTACAGTGCCAGAACCTAAATCTGGTGCGTCTACCAATTTCGCCACTTCCGCATTAAAAAATTATTTTACAAGTAAAAATAGCTACGACAGGAATTGAACCTGTGACCTCAGCGTTATGAGTGCTGTGCTCTATCCAACTGAGCTACGTAGCCAAAAATATAAAAATTTTTTATACTTTAAATTATGCTGTGTTATAATAATAATGTCAACAATGATCTTAAACAAATTGAATTTTTAAAATTCAATTTTTTAAAAAACAATATTTATTACATTAAAATAACATCAAGAAATAGTACTACATTTTTCTATTCTAGTCTTGTTTATTGTTTAAGATTATGTTTATAGGAAATATAATGAATAACGAAAATCAAAAAAATCAAAACTTTATAAAAAAAATAATTTTAAAAGATATAAAAAATAAAAGAGTAAAAACTGTAAGAACGAGATTTCCTCCCGAACCCAACGGATACTTACATATAGGTCATGCAAAATCTATATTTTTAAATTTTTTTTTAGCTAAACAATTTAATGGAACATTTAATCTCCGATTTGATGATACTAATCCAAAAAAAGAAAATGCACATTATATTAAAAATATTATAAAAGACGTAAAATGGTTACAATGCAATTTAGAAAACAATATTTTTTATACTTCTTCTTATTTTGAAATTATCTACAAATATGCAAAAGAGCTTATAAAAAAAGGATTAGCTTATGTCGACCAATTAACTAAGGAAGAAATTCGAATATATAGAGGAACATTAACATCTCCTGGAATTAACAGTCCATATCGAAA of the Buchnera aphidicola (Schlechtendalia chinensis) genome contains:
- the zapA gene encoding cell division protein ZapA, encoding MSVQCIDIKIFGQFLKVNCPNELRNDLKVAANYLNKRLQDLKVKTGVSNIEQLVLVTALNISYELEKEKIKIKNIIVRSNNMISKLKKHKII
- the rpiA gene encoding ribose-5-phosphate isomerase RpiA, coding for MNSNELKKSVAMAVLDYIHPGEIIGIGTGSTVYYFIKALSTVKNLIRGAISSSNSSTFFLKKYGIPVYNLNDMKSLTLYIDSADEINFKLQMIKGGGAALTNEKIIASVAKEFICIADESKLVQVLGEFPLPVEIIPMATSCVLNKLKMLGGKPKVRKNVITDNGNIIIDIYNFKISDPIAMEKKINSFPGVVSVGLFAIRKADVALISTASGIKKITRN